taaaattttgattttgatgaaaCCTAGGCAGGGGATACATGAACATACCATTGTAGTTTTCTGTGTATATAATTTCTGCATCTTACACTCTATTGAGTTCCACAATGCTCTATTCAGAAACTTCATCTACTGTCATAATGAACCAAAGGTCTGATTTTGTATTACTAATAATTAGCTTAATGTCTGGTTTTTACAGTGGAGGTACACTAATGGAAATTACCAGATCAAAAGTAGAGGTGGACCGACACTAGAAAGAGCCCTTGATGTAACTTTAAAAAATTGACTGTTCCAGGCTTTCTGAGTCATCAAGGactcattaaaagaaaaaaagagatgcaTCTCCCTGTTCCAACCATCTATAAATGTTGATATACTTATTTGCATTGCATGGCATTTTTTCAGAACGTGCTTCTATTTTCATTCTCTTTATTCCCTTGAGCATGGATGATCTGGACCTATGAGCAGCATCCATGTTTGCTCCAAATAATGCAGATATTACACACTGCTTGAAAGTATGAGCTCTGGGAAGAGATACCATATCTTCAAGAAAATGACATAGTTTCACTCGCATTTTCCCtgaatgtatgcaaatatgaaaCACGTTACATTCCTGTTGTTTCCTCAGTATGTTAATTCACGGAGGTCAGGCTGCAGATATGCAGATTGTTTATCCCCTTGGCCATTAGGCTTATAAACAAGTAGAAGGACACTGATGTATGAACAGTATTTCCCATCAAAATGAACTAAATTGAACCTTCCTTTTTATTCAGCTAGGGAAATTGAACTGTacattttttgcactttttttccataatgcactgaatgtttaaatgaaaaaatgactgtCAAATGCAATCTATGAGTTTTACTCcaataatttttttatgttattattccTGTAAGTTGATCTAACACAAATTGCATTGCCAtgcatatgcacagtaaaggtGTTTTCTCCAGTCTAATTGGTAGCACTACAAATGTACCAAATGCACACTTTGTAAATGTAATCGGTTTTATTCCTTAGTAAATGCAGTACATGCAGAACAAACAGAGTTCATTCCTAAAGGTGCTGTTAAATACTTTGAGAACAATTGTTGAATAAAATGAGTAACCACTGTTTAGTAGTAGTAACTTACTGATCAACATGCATCACTGTTTTGGattattctttgtttttatatctTAAAGATCCACAGAAATACACCCACCTCACACAAGCCTGTAATCATATCTTGAAGAAATGTAGCCTCTTTGGGAGGCTGGGAGACTTGCCGAGCAGAGAGGTTTTGGGTTTAACAAACAGTCGTTATGGCAATCCTTACGCAAATGTTGTATTGGTTCTTATGTATAACAACGCCAGAGACAGAACTAAAGATATCTGAGTATTAGGGTAAGAGGCAAGCTTTTTGCAAACAACTTATTGCAACAGTCAGCAAGGATAAAGTCATTCAAAATAAGAGCCAATGGACATAACTAATAATCCTGTTTTCTTATTTAATCAAAGTGTTGCCCTCTCAAACTATTTGTAAAAACCGGCCACAGCATGTGTTATTCTTCTCATGAAAGGCGCATGTAACATGATTggacacacagcacaccctAGTGGTAGCCTAAGATCACGACTAAACGAACTTCAATTATACTGTGCTGGTAATAAAACATCTTCCGTCCTCACGTCCACCATGTTATcgatgttttattttactgagtCACAAACATAGggaccacacacacattgacaatCTAGTTCATTCACTTAGTTGGgtatttttccccaaataatATGCTTCTCAAACAATACTATATTTCTATGAAACTGTAATCAAATCACTAAGGAGTTGGTTTCAGGTAGAGCACTGAAGTAAATaagatttttaaatgtggtGTAAGTTACATCCTGCTTAAGAGTTTATTGATTCTTACTTATCGCTCTAACTCTTTACCTACGAATCAGCGTTGTAGTTACGTCTAAACTATCGGTTTTAAAAACCTGGTCGTACTAAACTTGCCTGCTTGGGTGTCTCGACACTGCTTTATCCTAACAATCTGCAGTAAACGTTATGACCACAGGGTGGAAGTCTGTACACATAAAAAAGCAGTCTGCAAGCGACAGTGTTAATATAAGTGTTCACCTGCTTCCTCCTGTAGCATGTTCTTTCTatacttggggaaaaaatattgatttaacaACGTGTGGAGGTTATATTTTAAACTTAATTCGATCTGCTTTTGAGGGGTATCAGTGTATTACGATGTCAAGTATTATTGGAAATATTGATGGTGAAGCAAACatggtactttttttttaattaggctATGTATTAGTTCATCCTAAACGAAAGTATTTATTGGGCCAAAATGTCTCTTCCATGGTACATGTACATTCTAATAtcttaaaaacacaaaccaataGGTGCTGACAGGAGTGCTTCACTATCATCACTAACAATAAATAGGCCACCACTAATGAATCCATAACTGCAATGCAGGCCTTCACAGTGTTTGTATTTCATAAACATTAAAGGTGTTGTaacaatgcatttgtttttaacccattaatatttaaaaagtaccCTAACCtccaaaaaacatgaaagtCGTTTAAAAGGCAGTAACAGAATTCGACAAGGTTCTCGAATGTCTATAACCCTTAATATATACCCCCTATTaaatctgagagagaaagaactcATGCTGAAATGTAACTCTGGTTACCAAATTACAACAGCTATAATGTGCTACAGTACCGTGACAGACACCCCAGAATTGACAGTATGTTACTGTAAATTATTAAGCCTATTTATGGTacaatgcatgtaaatgcataaCATCCAATTACCCATCTCAAACGTCTAATTTAAGATACAACAGTTCATAAACTGCActatttttactcttttgtgAGATTGTAGCTATCATGGGAAAATTCAGATAAAAGCAACCATACAAATAAGAGCCCAGTTCCTGGTTTCGAGCGTTGTGTTTCGGGCCATGCAGGTTACTCTCGGTGCATCCAACAGGGATTACACGTGCTGAACGATTTTCGGGGCGGGGAGAATAATCCTCGACTGAATGAATTGAAGAGTCTTTCCAGCTGGTCACTTGCCAGTTGCGTTTCTTTGCAAGAGGTAATTCTGCTCTACCAGACCTTCTAATGTCATTTTATAGTCCAGTTTAATGCAGTTCCACATTAAAACCACTTTATTGGTACAATTTTTGTGCTATAGTCATTTTGCTTTCTTTGACGGTGCCATACTTCACCAGACATTGCTGCAAGTCTATACAGAAATGCCCCCGCAACTGAATTACTGTATCTTTTATCACGTACAATTTATAgacaaaatgttacatttttaaaaatatcttgaAAGTGATTTTTGGGACTGTATGGTAAATATtcaattgttaaaaaaaaatgtacttaaagTGTAGATCCTGTTCAGTTTAGGCCGTGCAGCACTTCAGTCTACATCCTAAATGTCATAGTGGGAGCCTATACCTTCTTGATAAACCTCAACACATATTTTGATAGTTACTATAGGCTACATTAGGGTATGTACTGGGAAAAAGTAGACTAGTCCATTACAATTAGTATACTATAATTTAGCAACCAATAAATGTTCACtgtaaatttattaatttagccaTAAGTTTTTTTAACGTGTCTAGGATTTATCTTATTTTTCGATCTGAATATCCAATATTAAATTATGTGTTGACATCAGGGCTTTCGGTTTGAGTCTCTTAAAACCCCTACTGTTAAAACGGCAACCAGGGGACAGAGTAGGAACGTCACCAACTGACTGTAGCTAGCACACAAACCATATTCTACCTTGAATTATACAAGACATTGATTCCCTTACATCCAGATCGATGGATTGATAGCTACGTGAAATTAACTAAATAAACTACAAGAAGTGGGAACTATAAACATGAACTGGATGATGAGCAGCcgtaaataaatgtaactgttgcTATGACGTATTGACTCCAACGAGCTCTATATTTAGCAGCCGTTACTTGTTAAATCCATTCTAGTTGGTTCGCTATCTAAAAATATCCGTAAGGGAATCTTTACATGACGAACACAGAGGGGAACTAATGGTATGGTCCTCTGTTATTCCACGGAAGTGAATCGTGACGTACTGAAAGGACTTCCTTTGGTAAATCTCTCGAGTGGGAGAAGAGACCCGAGGATTGTGAGGTAAGTGGAGACATCTAATCCGAAATTCTTACACAGCACATATTCAAACTGCACATACCCTAGGAGTATTAGCTAAACAAATTATTAAGCCACCTAACATTAgctgttttgtaaatatgaataaGTTGGCCAAATTGGTTGCAATAATAATTGGTTAACTATCTTACTGACAAGCTAAAAAACCTAGTCTGGCTAGCTAATCTCCATCACCGTGACAGGGCCGTTTTTAAAGATTGTGTAAACAACCCAGTTTGATTGTCGTAAATATCTGGAAAATGGCCTTTGCCAGTTATAGCTAGTAGGTAGTTGATACCTTGCTTACGGTAGATTTGGATCGTGTGTTTGGCTGATGCCTTGCTATCAAGGAAGGATCATGAATGGCAATAGCGTCAGCTAATTTGCTGGCTAACGCCAGTTTGCAGCCTCCGCGCTGTCGAACTATGTGCGAAGTTCTGTAACGTTACAGGTTCCCAAACACTATGGTAGCAACTATCTGTCGGTTGTATACGTCCTACCTACCTAAACGCAAACGTCAGGTCTGCTACCTGGCTAAGTAAAGATTGACAACAGTTACAAACACATAGGTTACTCTGCGGTGCAAGTGGTGACCACACTGGCTTGTGTCTGATTTTGTCGAAGTTGCTGGGACGGATAGCGTCTAAAATGAGCCAAGCAAAGCGAACAGATGGTAATCCGCAACTGTCACTCAACAGCTGCCCTCAGTATGGTAACCCTGGTGGTATGCGTTTGGTACACTATGAAAACATAGTTGTTTCTTTAGCTTGCAACAAAACTAATTTACCGTTGCTATTCAGTCGCGCATGCATCATCGGTGTAGGTGGTAACACCTACTAAAGGTGTCAAAGAACGGTCACGACACGGAATGTAGAAAGGCATTTGATTTATACCGTTACAAATTAGACATAAACGATATCTGGGTTGATAAACGGTCAATTTAACAACGGAGGGCAAGAGTCTAGAAAAGGATCTTCAGTACAGGGTGTAACGTCTGATGTGTAAGTCCATTAACTATAGCAGCAGTACACTTTATCCACCAAAGCATTTTCACCGTATGTACCCATGTTATATCTGTTTCATGAAGATTTTCcccagtgtttgttttattgtttgtggtGTAAATGcttatcatttgcattttcttctgtgtttttcaggaaGACACAACTTAAATTGAAGGAGCAATGGGTAAGAAGCTGTGAacaggcaacagaagccaacttaaattatgaaaaatttaAGAAGCTGTAGCCAGTATAGTATAAATCAGTGATATTGTGCAGTTTGTGGTTTCATCTAAGTGGAcatttgtctttctgtcttatTCTCTCAGCCCTCGGTTTGAAGGAGACATAGCTGTGATAGACAGGCTGTAATAGAAAACTTTGCAAATTTGTACCTTTCAGATAGTGAAGAGAAAACATATGGGGGCTGTGAAGGCCCAGATGCGATGTATGTAAAGCTGATCTCCTCAGATGGCCATGAGTTCATTGTGAAGAGAGAGCATGCCTTGACCTCGGGAACAATCAAAGCCATGTTGAGTGGTCCTGGTAAGTGAATATAGTCGAAGTCTCCAATCATTTCACATGACATACTAAAAatttacacagagacacatgaaCGAAACAATAATTACCATAGTGGGTTCAAAAAGCAAAgtgtcagcagaaaaaaatgacgaCAAGGGTGGTAATGTTGATTATGATGCTGATGTCCATATTAATTTCTCTCTGGGCATCATCACTTATTGTGTAAGTCACTAGCTAGTTGACTGGAGGCACTGAGCTAGCAGCAATCCTTGTTGATTTAAGTCCACCCTGCCCTGGCAGGGCAAAGGTAATTGTGCCCCGCTGCTGCAGACTCCCATTGTCAGTTAATGACACCCAGGCTAATGATGTCTGGGCTATAAGGCTTAACCTGACTTCAGATTGAGTGCCTTTACTGATGGGGGTGCTCAGGAGCCctgaatgagtttttttttttttttttttttaaattacataaaatatacaaagaaaaatgattgTCAAATATCAAAGGAGTAGTATTGAATAACAAGCTGGGCAGAAGCCCGTTTTACTTATGAAGGAAATGAGAATTGTGATGTCTACAGAAAAATTGGTCCATTAGCCCatgcagatttaaaaaacaaatacaaatagacACTGGGGACAGCTGTTGTGCTGAAAAGTGTTTGAcctatttttttgtattgaaaaagATGATGAAGGATAATTTTGATTGTAAACAGAATAATAGTGATATGTAGCATATCACTAACAGTCTGCAGactgttttttattacttttcaaTTACTATTCAATATCAAGTTCACCCTTGATGATCTTTTCCCCAAATACACTACTCAGTTCATTTGAATGGGGATTCTGTCCCAGTCGTCAGTATAAGcacattttcattacttttatgGTAATGACTTTCCCTGTGGCAGAATATGATGAAAGTCAGCAAATTGATGCTGCTTATAGTTAAAACTATAGTTTATAGTTTTACAGCTAACATTTGGTTAAATAACTACTTATTTTTGCACATTGTGTTAGTGTTGAAACTAGAGCAGTcacttttatgttttcttttataaatgtaatgtaacgtgaaTTCGATATAACAATTCCCTTTATGGGTGGCTGTCTCCAGTTATCATTGCAGATCTGTTCCCTCAAATGTATATAACAGTCACCTAATTATGGACAGAAACAGTGGCATTTACATCAAGAGAGCATTGTATTGCTTATTTACCTTTTGTtaaagcacagcacacactatcatttctgtaaaaatgaccAGTTTTGTACAGGTTAAAGAAAATTACTTATGCAGTTTCTTACTCTTCTTTCAGGTCAGTTTGCTGAGAATGAAACCAATGAAGTCAATTTCAGAGAGATCCCTTCTCATGTCCTTTCCAAAGTGTGCATGTACTTCACCTACAAAGTTCGCTACACCAACAGTTCAACAGAAATCCCTGAATTCCCCATTGCACCAGAGATAGCACTGGAACTTCTGATGGCTGCAAACTTCTTGGATTGTTAAAAGGAAATAACAAAGCTGAATATtgtacttttttactttttatgtttgATTATTTAACTTTTTTGCCATATACTAAAGACAAAGATGTAAAagtgttttgtcttttctccTTATTTTGCACAATGACCATCTTTTCAATTACCAAGTTTCATCTTGTAAAcagtataattttaatataataaacaGATTTGGCTCTCCAAGAGATGTTGGTTGTTCTCTGCACTTTGTGATGTCCAAACCCTTCTGGATCAAAAGATAAATACAAAGGACTCCAAAGGGAAACATTGGGCATCACTGTTGTTTATTCAGAATACACACTTTTCAGAATCACTGCGGCCGGCTGATGATCTACaccatatggacaaaagtattcagacgcctgaccattacattataatgacattgtattcaaatatatatactttaatatggagttggtccccctttgcagctataacagcttccactcttcttggaaggctttccacaagattttcgagtgtttctgtgggaatttgtgcccattcattctgtagagcatttatgaggtcaggcactgatgttggacgagaagtcctggctcgcaatctccgttccagttcatcccaaaggtgctcgatggggttgaggtcagggttctttgcgggccagtcaagttcttccacaccgaactcatcaaaccatgtctttatagtccttgctttgtgcactggggcacagtcatgttggaatagaaaagggccttccccaaactgttgccacaaagttggaagcat
The nucleotide sequence above comes from Megalops cyprinoides isolate fMegCyp1 chromosome 2, fMegCyp1.pri, whole genome shotgun sequence. Encoded proteins:
- the eloca gene encoding elongin C paralog a, which produces MDSEEKTYGGCEGPDAMYVKLISSDGHEFIVKREHALTSGTIKAMLSGPGQFAENETNEVNFREIPSHVLSKVCMYFTYKVRYTNSSTEIPEFPIAPEIALELLMAANFLDC